A genomic region of Pseudomonas sp. MPC6 contains the following coding sequences:
- a CDS encoding PilN domain-containing protein: MARINLLPWREELREARRKRFLLALVGVLVGSVGAVLIADQVIKGAIDRQIARNDYIGKQIAVVDERIKQISDLKARRQQLVERMRIIQDLQGNRPISGRIFDQLARTLPDGVYFTEVKMVGKTLSIAGAAESNNRVSDLMRNLDASDWFDAPSLTEVKATTAGQLDQANVFQLTVRQTQPAVESAK, from the coding sequence ATGGCGCGGATCAATCTTTTACCCTGGCGCGAGGAACTGCGTGAAGCGCGTCGCAAGCGCTTTTTGCTGGCGCTGGTCGGGGTGCTGGTGGGTTCGGTGGGGGCGGTGCTGATTGCGGACCAGGTCATCAAAGGCGCCATCGATCGTCAAATCGCCCGTAACGACTACATCGGCAAGCAGATTGCCGTGGTCGATGAGCGGATCAAGCAGATCAGCGACCTCAAGGCCCGTCGCCAGCAGCTGGTCGAGCGCATGCGCATCATCCAGGACCTGCAAGGCAATCGCCCCATCAGCGGGCGCATCTTCGATCAGTTGGCGCGTACCTTGCCGGATGGCGTTTACTTCACCGAAGTGAAAATGGTCGGCAAAACCTTGTCCATTGCAGGCGCGGCAGAATCCAACAATCGCGTATCAGACCTGATGCGCAACCTGGATGCGTCCGACTGGTTCGATGCGCCCAGCCTCACGGAAGTCAAAGCGACCACCGCCGGTCAGCTCGATCAGGCCAATGTTTTCCAATTGACCGTACGTCAGACTCAACCGGCCGTGGAGAGCGCCAAATGA
- the pilO gene encoding type 4a pilus biogenesis protein PilO has translation MRLSEWFEGLRKIDINDLDTNNMGSWPPVIKASAGALLMVLVLALGYSFYISDQEGRLDLKREEESTLKEQFASKAHMAANLELYTQQMKEMENSFGVLLRQLPSDTEVPGLLEDITRTGLGSGLEFEEIKLLPEASRQFYIELPIQITVTGAYHDLATFVSGVAGLPRIVTLHDFDIAPANPEGGPRLRMSILAKTYRYNDKGLQK, from the coding sequence ATGAGGCTGTCCGAATGGTTCGAAGGCCTGCGCAAGATCGATATCAACGACCTGGATACCAACAACATGGGTTCCTGGCCGCCGGTGATCAAGGCATCGGCGGGTGCCCTGCTGATGGTCTTGGTGCTGGCGCTGGGGTACAGCTTTTACATCAGCGATCAGGAGGGTCGCCTCGACCTCAAGCGCGAGGAAGAGTCGACCCTCAAGGAGCAATTCGCCAGCAAAGCCCACATGGCGGCGAATCTGGAGCTGTATACCCAGCAGATGAAGGAAATGGAGAACTCTTTCGGCGTGCTGCTGCGCCAATTGCCCAGTGACACCGAGGTGCCCGGCCTGCTGGAGGACATCACGCGCACGGGCCTGGGCAGCGGTCTGGAATTCGAAGAGATCAAGCTGTTGCCGGAGGCCTCCCGGCAGTTCTACATCGAGCTGCCGATCCAGATCACCGTCACCGGTGCCTACCATGACCTGGCCACCTTCGTCAGTGGCGTAGCGGGACTGCCACGCATCGTCACCCTGCATGACTTCGATATTGCGCCGGCCAACCCCGAGGGCGGGCCGAGGTTGCGCATGAGCATCCTGGCCAAGACTTACCGCTACAACGACAAGGGGCTGCAAAAATGA
- a CDS encoding pilus assembly protein PilP, translating into MSPIRCVSMMVFIAGLAGCGSGNDVSDLDAYMNEVRLRPPGKIEPTPIFQSYPTFTYSAANLRSPFSRQARVDLTGQKHGSRNVKPDPGRVKQYLEGFNIEQFEMVGTLSNATGSFALLRGAGGVHRLKVGDYLGRNDGRIVAISGSQVDVVEIVPDGEGAWLERPRTIPLKEHS; encoded by the coding sequence ATGAGCCCGATTCGTTGTGTATCGATGATGGTATTCATCGCCGGCCTGGCCGGTTGTGGCAGCGGCAATGACGTCAGTGACCTCGATGCCTACATGAACGAAGTGCGCCTGCGACCGCCGGGCAAGATTGAACCCACCCCGATATTCCAGTCATACCCGACATTCACCTACAGTGCCGCCAACCTGAGAAGCCCGTTTTCCAGGCAGGCCAGAGTCGATCTGACGGGTCAGAAACACGGCTCGCGCAACGTCAAGCCCGACCCTGGTCGGGTCAAGCAATACCTCGAAGGTTTCAACATCGAGCAGTTTGAAATGGTCGGTACCCTCTCCAATGCGACGGGTTCCTTTGCGCTGCTGCGCGGAGCGGGCGGTGTGCATCGGCTGAAAGTCGGCGATTACCTGGGACGTAACGATGGACGGATCGTCGCCATCAGCGGCTCGCAGGTCGATGTGGTCGAAATCGTTCCGGACGGCGAAGGCGCCTGGCTGGAGCGGCCGCGGACCATTCCTTTGAAAGAGCACTCATAG
- the pilQ gene encoding type IV pilus secretin PilQ, whose product MIRIFSTFGISLWIALLSPMVSAANLKTLDVAALPGDRVELKLSFDGPPPTPRGYTTESPARIALDLPGVVSQLKSKNRELGGGNARSATVVEAKDRTRLIINLTQLTPYDARVEGNTLFVVVGQGAAKAAPRPANTPRAATATPAPARTYAPVGKAIRGVDFQRGTQGEGNVVIDLSDPTIAPDIQERDGKIILGFARTQLPEPLRVRLDVKDFATPVQFVNASATGDRATISIEPSGAFDYSTYQTDNKLTVSIRPMTVDDLQKRNAERFTYTGEKLSLNFQDIDVRSVLQLIADFTNLNLVASDTVQGGITLRLQNVPWDQALDLVLKTKGLDKRMIGNVLLVAPADEIAARERQELESQKQIAELAPLRRELLQVNYAKAADIAKLFQSVTSAEAKIDERGSITVDERTNNIIAYQTQDRLDELRRIVAQLDIPVRQVMIEARIVEANVDYDKSLGVRWGGSVQNKGNWNTSGVSNGSSTTIGTPGSTSTNSPFVDMGTAGNTSGLGIAFITDNVLLDLELTAMEKTGNGEIVSQPKVVTSDKETAKILKGTEIPYQEASSSGATSVSFKEASLSLEVTPQITPDNRIIMEVKVTKDEPDYLNKVQDVPPIKKNEVNAKVLVNDGETIVIGGVFSNTQSKVVDKVPFLGDVPYLGRLFRRDVVSEKKSELLVFLTPRIMNNQAIAVSR is encoded by the coding sequence ATGATCAGGATTTTCTCCACCTTCGGTATTTCGCTATGGATAGCGCTGCTGTCGCCGATGGTATCAGCGGCCAACCTCAAGACGCTGGATGTCGCGGCGTTACCGGGAGACCGCGTCGAGTTGAAGTTGTCCTTCGATGGACCGCCCCCGACGCCCCGTGGCTACACCACGGAATCGCCGGCACGGATTGCGCTGGATCTGCCCGGGGTAGTCAGTCAGCTGAAGAGCAAGAATCGCGAACTGGGGGGCGGCAATGCCCGCAGCGCCACGGTGGTGGAGGCCAAGGACCGCACGCGGCTGATCATCAACCTCACTCAATTGACCCCGTATGACGCGCGGGTCGAAGGCAACACCCTGTTCGTGGTTGTCGGGCAAGGCGCCGCGAAGGCCGCACCCCGGCCCGCCAATACGCCTCGCGCTGCCACTGCAACGCCAGCCCCGGCCAGGACGTATGCGCCGGTGGGCAAGGCCATACGGGGCGTGGATTTCCAGCGCGGCACCCAGGGTGAAGGCAATGTGGTCATCGATCTGTCGGACCCCACCATCGCCCCGGATATTCAGGAGCGCGACGGCAAGATCATCCTCGGTTTCGCCAGGACACAACTGCCCGAGCCATTGCGGGTGCGCCTGGACGTCAAGGACTTCGCCACGCCGGTGCAGTTCGTCAATGCCAGCGCCACGGGCGATCGGGCCACCATCAGCATCGAGCCCAGCGGCGCGTTTGACTATTCGACCTATCAAACCGACAACAAGCTGACGGTCAGCATCCGGCCGATGACCGTCGACGACCTGCAAAAACGCAACGCCGAGCGTTTCACCTACACCGGTGAAAAGCTCTCGCTGAATTTCCAGGACATCGATGTGCGCTCGGTGCTGCAACTGATCGCTGATTTCACCAACCTCAACCTGGTGGCCAGCGACACGGTGCAGGGCGGGATCACCCTGCGTTTGCAGAACGTGCCGTGGGACCAGGCGCTGGACCTGGTGCTGAAAACCAAAGGCCTGGATAAACGCATGATCGGCAACGTGCTGCTGGTGGCGCCCGCCGATGAGATTGCCGCGCGCGAACGCCAGGAGCTCGAGTCGCAAAAGCAGATTGCCGAACTGGCGCCTTTGCGTCGCGAGCTGCTGCAGGTCAACTACGCCAAGGCCGCGGATATTGCCAAGCTGTTCCAGTCGGTGACCAGTGCCGAGGCAAAAATCGACGAACGGGGCTCGATCACCGTCGATGAGCGCACCAACAACATCATTGCCTACCAGACCCAGGACCGCCTTGACGAGCTGCGCCGTATCGTTGCGCAACTGGATATTCCGGTGCGGCAGGTGATGATCGAGGCGCGCATCGTCGAAGCCAATGTCGATTACGACAAAAGCCTCGGCGTGCGCTGGGGCGGTTCGGTGCAGAACAAAGGCAACTGGAACACGTCCGGGGTCAGCAACGGCTCGTCGACCACCATTGGTACGCCGGGCAGTACCAGCACCAACTCGCCGTTCGTCGACATGGGCACCGCCGGCAACACCTCGGGACTGGGCATCGCGTTCATCACCGACAATGTGTTGCTGGACCTGGAGCTGACCGCGATGGAGAAGACCGGCAACGGCGAAATCGTCTCGCAGCCCAAGGTGGTCACATCCGACAAGGAAACCGCGAAAATCCTCAAAGGCACCGAAATTCCCTATCAGGAAGCCAGCTCCAGCGGCGCCACGTCGGTGTCGTTCAAGGAGGCCTCGCTGTCGCTGGAAGTGACGCCGCAGATCACCCCGGACAACCGGATCATCATGGAGGTCAAGGTCACCAAGGACGAGCCGGACTACTTGAACAAGGTGCAGGATGTGCCGCCGATCAAGAAAAACGAGGTCAATGCCAAGGTGCTGGTCAATGACGGCGAGACCATCGTCATTGGTGGCGTTTTTTCAAATACTCAGAGCAAGGTTGTAGATAAGGTGCCATTTCTTGGCGATGTGCCGTATCTTGGCCGCCTTTTCCGGCGTGACGTGGTTTCGGAGAAAAAATCCGAGCTGTTGGTGTTTCTCACTCCGCGTATCATGAATAACCAGGCGATTGCTGTGAGTCGTTGA
- the aroK gene encoding shikimate kinase AroK, translating to MRNLILVGPMGAGKSTIGRLLAKELRLPFRDSDKEIELRTGANIPWIFDKEGEPGFRDREQAMIAELCGCDGVVLATGGGAVMREANRRALRAGGRVVYLHASVEQQVGRTSRDRNRPLLRTADPAKTLRDLLAIRDPLYREIADLVVETDERPPRMVVLDILERLQQLPPR from the coding sequence GTGCGAAATTTGATTCTTGTAGGACCGATGGGGGCTGGAAAAAGCACCATCGGCCGTTTGCTGGCCAAAGAGCTGCGCCTGCCGTTCAGAGATTCCGATAAGGAAATTGAATTGCGCACCGGCGCCAATATCCCGTGGATTTTCGATAAGGAAGGCGAACCGGGCTTTCGTGACCGCGAGCAGGCGATGATTGCCGAGCTGTGCGGCTGCGATGGCGTGGTGCTGGCGACCGGTGGCGGCGCGGTCATGCGCGAAGCCAATCGTCGGGCGCTGCGTGCCGGTGGTCGGGTGGTATACCTGCATGCCTCCGTCGAGCAGCAGGTCGGTCGCACCTCGCGTGACCGCAATCGACCCCTGCTGCGCACTGCCGATCCGGCCAAGACCCTTCGGGACCTGTTGGCGATTCGCGATCCGCTTTATCGGGAAATCGCCGATCTGGTGGTGGAAACCGATGAGCGACCGCCGCGAATGGTGGTGCTTGATATTCTCGAGCGCTTGCAACAGCTGCCTCCCCGTTAA
- the aroB gene encoding 3-dehydroquinate synthase produces MQTLKVDLGERSYPIHIGEGLLDQPELLAPHIRGRQVAIISNETVAPLYLERLTRSLAPFSVISVILPDGEAFKTWETLQLIFDGLLTARHDRRTTVIALGGGVIGDMAGFAAACYQRGVDFIQVPTTLLSQVDSSVGGKTGINHPLGKNMVGAFYQPNVVLIDTATLNTLPARELSAGLAEVIKYGLICDEPFLTWLEENVDRLRALDQVALTYAIERSCAAKAAVVGADEKETGVRATLNLGHTFGHAIETHMGYGVWLHGEAVAAGTVMALHMSALLGWISEQERDRGIRLFQRAGLPVIPPEEMTEADFLEHMAIDKKVIDGRLRLVLLRHMGEAVVTDDYPKEVLQATLGADYRALAQLKG; encoded by the coding sequence ATGCAGACACTCAAGGTCGATCTAGGCGAGCGCAGCTACCCGATTCATATTGGCGAAGGTTTGTTGGATCAGCCTGAGCTGCTGGCCCCGCATATCCGCGGACGGCAAGTGGCGATTATCTCCAACGAGACCGTTGCGCCGCTCTATCTCGAGCGTCTGACCCGCAGCCTCGCACCGTTCTCGGTCATCTCCGTGATCCTGCCCGACGGTGAGGCCTTCAAGACCTGGGAAACCCTGCAGCTTATCTTCGACGGCCTGCTGACCGCGCGCCACGACCGGCGCACCACGGTGATTGCCCTGGGTGGCGGCGTCATCGGTGACATGGCCGGTTTTGCTGCCGCCTGCTACCAGCGCGGCGTCGATTTCATCCAGGTCCCGACCACGTTGCTGTCGCAAGTCGACTCGTCGGTGGGCGGCAAGACCGGGATCAATCATCCGCTGGGCAAGAACATGGTCGGCGCCTTCTATCAGCCGAACGTGGTGCTGATCGATACCGCCACCCTCAACACCCTGCCGGCCCGCGAGCTGTCCGCCGGGCTGGCGGAAGTCATCAAATACGGGCTGATCTGCGACGAGCCGTTCCTGACCTGGCTTGAAGAAAACGTCGATCGCCTGCGCGCCCTGGATCAGGTCGCCCTGACCTACGCCATCGAGCGTTCCTGCGCGGCCAAGGCGGCGGTCGTCGGTGCCGACGAGAAGGAAACCGGCGTTCGTGCCACGTTGAACCTGGGTCACACCTTCGGTCACGCCATCGAAACCCATATGGGCTATGGTGTCTGGCTGCATGGCGAAGCGGTTGCTGCTGGCACCGTAATGGCGTTGCACATGTCCGCACTGCTGGGCTGGATCAGCGAGCAGGAGCGCGATCGCGGCATCCGCCTGTTCCAGCGCGCCGGCCTGCCGGTCATCCCGCCGGAAGAGATGACCGAAGCCGATTTCCTCGAGCACATGGCAATTGACAAGAAAGTGATCGACGGTCGTTTACGCCTGGTGCTGCTGCGCCACATGGGCGAAGCGGTGGTGACCGACGATTATCCGAAAGAGGTTCTACAGGCCACGCTGGGAGCGGATTACCGCGCCCTGGCTCAGCTTAAAGGTTAA
- a CDS encoding AAA family ATPase — protein sequence MTSLHADEAFLGHYQLSHDPFAPRVPGFKFFPAQRKPVLGQLHHLARYSQMLLVVTGPQGSGKTLLRQALVASTNKQSVQSVVVSARGAGDATGVLQQVAQALNVAQPQVGAILAQVVQLALTGQEVYLLVDDAEHVDESALEALMALAAGAPEGRPHVFLFGESSLIAQLDALSLEEERFHVIELQPYTEEETREYLDQRLEGAGRGIELFTANQISDIHESSDGWPGNINQVARDAMIEAMIASRSAVKRPSMGFNMPKKHVLAISAVVVVAVAAAWLMPGRSKAPTTGAPANEQAQLPPGQGTPQPDGSGAPAMEFNGNSQPMPLPLVGNSQPVMRGPLAEAAGGITEGDDGVPLEGSSATPPTVTTTAPPAGLQPGPAPTSAAKPAPAPTQVATAKPAPAPAAKPAPVPAKPAAAAAKPADKPVTVAKAAGGTWYAGQAPGNYVVQILGTSSEASAQNFVKEQGGEYRYFKKVLNGKPLYVITYGSFANRDAALSAIKALPAKVQAGKPWPRTVASVQQELAATR from the coding sequence ATGACTAGTTTGCATGCCGACGAGGCGTTCCTCGGCCATTACCAGTTGAGCCATGACCCTTTCGCTCCACGGGTGCCAGGTTTCAAATTTTTCCCTGCCCAGCGCAAGCCGGTGCTGGGCCAGCTGCATCACCTTGCACGCTATAGCCAGATGCTGCTGGTGGTCACCGGTCCGCAAGGCAGTGGCAAGACCCTGTTGCGTCAGGCCCTGGTGGCCAGTACCAACAAGCAGTCGGTGCAGAGTGTCGTGGTTTCCGCCCGGGGTGCCGGTGATGCAACCGGCGTGCTGCAGCAGGTGGCTCAGGCGCTGAACGTTGCGCAGCCGCAGGTCGGTGCGATTCTGGCTCAAGTGGTGCAATTGGCGCTCACGGGGCAGGAAGTCTACCTGCTGGTGGATGATGCCGAGCACGTCGACGAGTCCGCGCTGGAGGCCTTGATGGCTCTGGCCGCCGGTGCGCCGGAAGGTCGTCCGCATGTGTTCCTGTTCGGCGAGTCCTCGCTGATCGCGCAGCTTGATGCGTTGAGCCTTGAGGAAGAGCGTTTCCACGTCATCGAGTTGCAGCCGTACACCGAAGAAGAAACCCGGGAATATCTGGACCAGCGGCTCGAGGGCGCGGGGCGGGGAATCGAACTTTTCACCGCGAATCAGATCTCTGATATTCACGAAAGCTCCGACGGTTGGCCTGGCAACATCAACCAGGTTGCCCGCGATGCAATGATCGAAGCCATGATTGCCAGCCGCTCAGCGGTCAAGCGTCCAAGTATGGGGTTCAATATGCCGAAGAAACACGTATTGGCGATTTCCGCCGTCGTCGTGGTCGCGGTAGCCGCCGCCTGGTTGATGCCGGGTCGCAGCAAAGCACCGACCACAGGCGCACCTGCCAACGAGCAGGCGCAACTGCCGCCAGGCCAGGGCACACCGCAACCAGACGGTAGCGGTGCTCCGGCGATGGAGTTCAACGGTAATTCGCAACCGATGCCGTTGCCGCTGGTCGGCAACTCGCAGCCGGTCATGCGCGGTCCCCTGGCCGAAGCGGCCGGCGGTATCACCGAAGGCGACGACGGCGTGCCGTTAGAAGGCTCCAGCGCCACGCCGCCGACCGTGACCACGACTGCTCCGCCTGCGGGTTTGCAGCCAGGTCCGGCGCCGACATCGGCGGCCAAGCCAGCACCTGCTCCGACTCAAGTCGCGACGGCCAAGCCTGCTCCGGCGCCTGCTGCGAAACCGGCCCCAGTGCCAGCCAAACCCGCCGCGGCAGCCGCCAAGCCTGCCGACAAGCCAGTCACCGTGGCCAAAGCCGCGGGTGGCACCTGGTACGCAGGACAAGCACCGGGCAACTACGTGGTGCAGATCCTCGGCACCAGCTCCGAAGCGTCCGCGCAAAACTTCGTGAAAGAGCAGGGCGGCGAGTACCGTTATTTCAAGAAAGTGCTTAACGGCAAACCGCTTTACGTCATCACTTACGGCAGTTTCGCCAACCGCGATGCAGCCCTCAGCGCCATCAAGGCCTTGCCAGCGAAGGTTCAGGCTGGTAAACCTTGGCCTCGCACTGTCGCCAGCGTCCAACAGGAACTGGCAGCAACTCGCTGA